A window of Desertifilum tharense IPPAS B-1220 contains these coding sequences:
- a CDS encoding NAD(P)/FAD-dependent oxidoreductase, producing the protein MRERSHRVAIIGAGVVGCLVAYGLRECPDVEVICIDKGPPENELAGTGLNVGPNSLKILRQFSPELADSLQVEGVSLPWESWVAGITDGTVIFDLPLSQVAENAGIRIRWAELYRQLRQPLGDRIRYNTIALSMGYRDSDRLYLEIENQETGIREAFEDIDLIVGCDGRYSQVRSSFFGGSPTPEHLGVCLYRLLVPQKGGLIADYQQWFYNGSRLLSFAIPGDEVYIAGSFPLDASLEIRDNQKTVEYLRQCYTPPPGLSPVCQFLVDAVCEHLEEIHWARVQDIPIVFGDEGGRVLCLGDASHAMYPTLGQGASQAFEDGCYVGALLRQALQESLVDFPALVARLEQVRRDRITFVRQFSREASDSLLAGSHPVAELQAKTQPAFLAKLRRLYQDTPLLAEALTLG; encoded by the coding sequence GACAAAGGGCCACCAGAGAATGAGTTGGCGGGTACGGGGTTGAATGTGGGGCCGAATTCTTTGAAAATTCTGCGTCAATTTAGCCCAGAATTAGCCGATAGCTTGCAGGTGGAAGGGGTGAGTTTACCGTGGGAGTCTTGGGTTGCAGGGATAACGGATGGGACGGTGATTTTTGACTTACCCTTATCTCAAGTGGCGGAGAATGCGGGTATTCGTATCCGTTGGGCCGAACTCTATCGGCAGTTGCGGCAACCTTTGGGCGATCGCATTCGTTACAATACGATCGCGCTGAGTATGGGGTATCGAGATTCGGATCGGCTGTATTTAGAGATTGAAAACCAGGAAACGGGTATTCGGGAAGCTTTTGAAGATATTGATTTGATTGTGGGCTGCGATGGGCGCTATTCGCAAGTTCGCAGCAGCTTTTTTGGCGGTTCTCCCACTCCCGAACATTTAGGCGTTTGTCTCTATCGCCTGTTGGTTCCCCAGAAAGGCGGGTTAATTGCAGACTATCAGCAATGGTTTTATAACGGTTCTCGCTTGTTGAGTTTTGCCATTCCGGGGGATGAAGTTTATATTGCGGGTTCGTTTCCCCTGGATGCAAGTTTGGAAATTCGCGACAACCAAAAGACGGTGGAATACCTGCGCCAATGTTACACCCCACCCCCAGGGTTAAGTCCGGTTTGTCAGTTCCTGGTGGATGCGGTATGCGAGCATTTAGAAGAGATTCACTGGGCTAGAGTACAGGATATCCCGATTGTATTTGGCGACGAGGGGGGGCGCGTTTTATGTTTGGGGGATGCCTCCCATGCCATGTATCCTACATTAGGACAAGGGGCCTCGCAGGCGTTTGAGGATGGTTGTTATGTGGGGGCCTTGTTGCGTCAAGCCTTGCAAGAAAGTTTAGTTGATTTTCCGGCATTAGTGGCGCGGCTGGAACAGGTGAGGCGCGATCGCATTACCTTTGTGCGCCAATTTTCTCGCGAGGCGAGTGACTCGCTGTTAGCCGGATCGCATCCCGTGGCGGAATTGCAAGCCAAGACGCAACCCGCCTTTTTAGCCAAGCTGAGAAGACTCTATCAGGATACGCCCTTACTCGCAGAAGCGCTGACTTTGGGTTGA